CAATTTTTCCACGCGCTTTTAATTCCTGCTCAAAATGGGGAAACTTTGCTAATAAGATAGCTGCTTGCATCGTATCTAAGCGGCCATTCATCCCTAGGCATGTGTGGTGATGCCGCTTTTCCCCTCCGTGTGTGCGGATAGCACGCATTTTAGCGGCTAATATGTCATCATTGGTGAAGAGAGCCCCCCCATCTCCGTAACAACCTAAAGGCTTGGCTGGGAAAAAGCTGGTAGATCCGATAGTGGTCACAGAGCAGCTTTTTCTTCCATGTTGAGTGGCCCCAAAGCTTTGAGCTCCATCTTCGATTACAGGAAGGCCATATTTATTAGCAATGGCATTGATTGCTGTGTAATCAGGCATTTGGCCAAATAAGCTAACAGGAAGAATGGCTTTAGTTTTAGGGGTGATGGCTTTTTCAAGTTGTTCAATCTGAATGTTGTAAGTTTGAGCTTCAATGTCCACAAAAACTGGGGTGGCTCCTACAAGCCCTATGACTTCGGTCGAAGAAATCCAGGTAAAAGGCACCGTGATCACCTCGTCGCCAGCCCCCACGCCAAGAGCCATAAGAGCTATTTGAAGGCTGTCTGTTCCACTTGATACCGCAATGCAGTGCTTTGCTTGGGTGTATTGAGCAAGCGTAGTCTCTAAAGAACGTACCTGGTCACCCATAATAAAATTTCCCTGCTCAAGAACTTCATGAATGGCTGAGTCAATCTCTTCTTTATACAGTTGATACTGTTTTTTGAGGTCAATGAACTCCATGGTTTCTCCTTAAACTTTCCCTATGCCTTAAATACAAGTGAGCATTCTGGCAAAAAGTTTCGCGTATCGATGATGGGGACTTTAAACGATAAAATATGATCTACAGAAAAATAATGGTGGTGGGTTGCCAAAACAAAGCAATCATACTTGTTAGATAGAGGAACACTTTTTTTTCCCGCTAAAAAGCTATATTCCCTGGTTACTCCAATTTCAGGAATATGATTATCGTGATAGTCGACAATAGCTCCTTTTTCTTGCATCAATTTGATTAACTCTAGGCTAGGACTTTCTCGCATATCATCAATGTCAGCTTTGTAAGCGAGCCCTAAAACTAGGATTTTGGACCCTTTCATGGCTTTGTTAGCTTGGTTTAAACAGTCTTGAACTTTGCTAACCACATAGCGCGGCATAGAGCGGTTAATTTCACCCGCAAGCTCAATAAAACGTGTTTGCACCCCATATTCTTTTGCTTTCCAAGTAAGGTAAAAGGGATCAATTGGGATACAGTGGCCTCCTAAACCTGGTCCTGGCCAGAAAGGCATAAAACCAAATGGTTTGGTGGCGGCTGCTCGAATGACTTCCCAGACGTCAATACCCATGGGATCACAAATCAATTTTAGCTCGTTCACAAGGGCAATATTGACGCTGCGGAAGATGTTTTCAAATAACTTAGCGGTCTCCGCTACGCGCGTACCGGACAAAGGCACGATGTTTTCAATTCCAAGCCGGTAGAGTTCTACTGCTAATTCTAAGCTTTTTTGATTAGCTCCTCCTACAAGCTTAGGGATGTTTTTTGTGCCGAAAGACTTATTACCAGGATCTTCTCTTTCAGGGCTGAAACAGACATAGAGGTTTTCATTAAGACGTAAATTTCCAGATTTTTCTAACATAGGAATGACCACTTCCTCTGTTGTGCCTGGCCAAGTTGTGCTTTCTAGAGAAACAAGTGTGTGTGGTTGTAGATGAGGAGCAAGGGCTTCGCAGGTTTTCACCACAAAGCGTAAATCAGGTTCTAAATGATGATCAAGGGGGGTTGGAACGCAAATGATCACCGCATCGCAGTTCCGAATTTGATCGTAGTTCGAGGTGGCGGTGAATCGATTATTTTCGCGAACTTTTTGCAGCCTACCGTGATTGAAGTGTTGAATATAACTTTTGCCCTCTTGAATAGCTGAAATTTTATTTTCATCGATGTCAAATCCAATGACACGCACATTTGCTTCGGCAAAAACCAAAGAAAGAGGAAAGCCAACATAGCCTAAGCCGACAATTCCCACCGTAATTTGTTTAGATTTAATTTTTTCAATAGAAATAGGCATAATCAATTCCTTAACGTGGAGGAAGCTTACCAATTAGATTGAGAGATAGGTGCGTTAAAAAATTCCCTCTAAGGCGCACGACTGTATCAAATTTTTAGGCGCATTACAATATATTTATGAAAGAGAATTTTGGGAGAAGAGGGGTTGAAAAAGGGGCTATTATCGATCTTTTTGGTTTTTTAATATAAAAAAGTAAGAGGAAATAATGAAGAATGTAATCATCCCATATTTTTACATTTTAGATAGTAATCTAAAGAATCCTCCCTTTTCAGCTTTATCAGCCGAAAAGATTTTAACGGGGTATCATGCACCAATAGGCGCCTTCCAACCAGTTGCTCAAGTTTTTACAAAAAAATAGGGGTGGTTGAATCAAATAGCCTCTATCTTCATGTTAAAATGCGATGGGTGGCAGAGGATACAAAAAATTTCGAGGGAGTATATGGGCCAAAATCTTTAGCTTTCTTGCACCGGTAAGCTAGTAAAGAAAATAGCTCATAATGCCTTGCCAGTTATCCGACAAGTAGTTGAAGATCGTGTTGACATACTCTATTCTGCATTTATCACAGAAAATATTAACCAATTTTTAAGAGCTGGCCCTTAATTTTAGCCTATAAGCTTGAGTCTTTACTGACAGACGTAACGACTTTACCTGGAAATGTAAAGCTGCTTTACAAGAAGACCAATTTAAACCTTGCAGGATAATAAGAAATTAAATATATTTTCCTTTTCTTTGGAGGAGTGTCTGAGCGGCCGAAAGAGCACGCTTGGAAAGCGTGTGTACGTTTATCGCGTACCGTGGGTTCGAATCCCACCTCCTCCGCCATTTGACAGGGTCGCACGCGCTAGGTAATTACTGGACAGCTTTAGCTGTGTGTGGATCACTTTTTTCTTCATTTTCAAGTTCGAAAATAGAAAATTCAAGCTTTGTTATTTTTCTTTCTTTTTCAATTCTCGATAGGCTAAATCTAGGACTGTTTGGGTTGTGGCAGGGCTAGCCTTAACTCTTGTTCAGCAAGAGCAATTGGAGAGGCATTTTAGCAATTGATTTGACCGCCTAACGTTCGCTTAAGTTTATAGCGTATGTTTTGGCAAGCAATCCTATCCCTCTGGCATCCCTTTAGCATAAGAGAATTTATTGAGATAATTGCCATCAGCATCATACAAAGTGACAAGCCCACTTCCTTCAGAAACTTCGCTGACGGGGGTTTTTTCCCCTTTTTTATAATATTTTCCTTTAACAAGCTTACCATGGTCGTATTCTTCAATCATCATTAAGTTGCCGTCCATGTAATAGGCAAGAGAAATTCCATTTTTGTTGTTGTTGCTCATTTCTCGTTGGCTTTCGAGTTGCCCATTGCGATACCAGGTTTTACATACTCCTTGAATTTTGCCTTCATACCACTGAATGGAAAGGAGCGGTTGCAAGGGTTGTTTGTTATGGAGCTGGGGATAGAATTCAATTTCTTCTCCCTGTTTTTTTTGGTTGAGTATGTGGTAGGTATTTACTAAAAAGCCCTTTTCATCAAATACACTTACTTTTCCTTCTAATAGACCATTTTGGTATTCTTGAAATTCCTGGACACTTTCCCGATTGAAAGCGGCTCGGATTCCATACCCATTTTCAATTTGCGCGATGAGATTGTTTGATTTATCGTAATAAAAGGCTGAAATAAGCAAGTCATTTTCGTAAACTTCCTCAGCGGCTATTTGGCAGGGAGTCCAATACCTTTTGGCAAATCCTTCTTTTTTACCTGCAGCATACTGGGTCACTTGAAGGAGATCCCCGTTGTCTAAAAAAATTTCGTAATCGCCTTCAATTTTATCCTCTTTATAAAAAACGCACTTCCAAATCTTCCCGTTGGGATGGTAATACACCGATTCTCCCTCAAGCATACCCTTGGAATAATGGATGTAGGCTTCAATCCCTCCTTCTTCGTTCCACACTTTAGCCATTCCATCGAATAGCCAACTTTTTTCAGCGGCTGTATTGAGATCCGCCACCCCTCCAATAATAGTCGCAGTGAGTTTAATCTTCCCAGTGGGATACCATTCTTTATATTGTCCGAAAGCACGGTTGTTAACAACTTCTAGATATTGTTGGATTTGCCCATTGGGATAGTAACTCGTGATTAGAGCTTTTGAATTGCCAAACTTATCTTTGCCATATACCCGCATCACTTTTTGGTAGGGCTGATTACTTAGAAAATCTATGTTTTCATATTG
The Parachlamydia sp. AcF125 genome window above contains:
- a CDS encoding DegT/DnrJ/EryC1/StrS family aminotransferase; the encoded protein is MEFIDLKKQYQLYKEEIDSAIHEVLEQGNFIMGDQVRSLETTLAQYTQAKHCIAVSSGTDSLQIALMALGVGAGDEVITVPFTWISSTEVIGLVGATPVFVDIEAQTYNIQIEQLEKAITPKTKAILPVSLFGQMPDYTAINAIANKYGLPVIEDGAQSFGATQHGRKSCSVTTIGSTSFFPAKPLGCYGDGGALFTNDDILAAKMRAIRTHGGEKRHHHTCLGMNGRLDTMQAAILLAKFPHFEQELKARGKIGAFYSRALAGYCVIPAIQEGNTHVYAQYTIRTPERDGLAKFLSSKGIPTGIYYPKCVHEQPVFASLGYRKGAFPVAEKMAEEVISLPMHPWLTEEEQIKIVNAVKEFCCIPASS
- a CDS encoding nucleotide sugar dehydrogenase, with amino-acid sequence MPISIEKIKSKQITVGIVGLGYVGFPLSLVFAEANVRVIGFDIDENKISAIQEGKSYIQHFNHGRLQKVRENNRFTATSNYDQIRNCDAVIICVPTPLDHHLEPDLRFVVKTCEALAPHLQPHTLVSLESTTWPGTTEEVVIPMLEKSGNLRLNENLYVCFSPEREDPGNKSFGTKNIPKLVGGANQKSLELAVELYRLGIENIVPLSGTRVAETAKLFENIFRSVNIALVNELKLICDPMGIDVWEVIRAAATKPFGFMPFWPGPGLGGHCIPIDPFYLTWKAKEYGVQTRFIELAGEINRSMPRYVVSKVQDCLNQANKAMKGSKILVLGLAYKADIDDMRESPSLELIKLMQEKGAIVDYHDNHIPEIGVTREYSFLAGKKSVPLSNKYDCFVLATHHHYFSVDHILSFKVPIIDTRNFLPECSLVFKA